Below is a genomic region from Cygnus atratus isolate AKBS03 ecotype Queensland, Australia chromosome 19, CAtr_DNAZoo_HiC_assembly, whole genome shotgun sequence.
ATTAAAGACCAAACAGTTGGAGTGACAGAGGATGCCTGTAAGAGTCATTGGAGTTCCAAGTCTTAGAGCAAGTGAGCAAAGCAAGGGCTCCAGTAGCCAACACCATCAGAGTCCGAACACAAATTATAGAGACAGAGGGAAAGCATTCATTCAACAGCTCAGATGAAAAAAGTCAAGAGGAAACCATGAGATTATTCCATCCTAAAACCCTAAACCTGCAAACTCTTTCATATGTGCTTAACTTCAAGAGTCTTTTTGAAGTTAAACAAATGCTTAAAAgcttttagatattttttcttcagattatcTCACAGTGACGCGTATATTTACAAATCCCTACATTAATTGCATGCATAACCTTAACATTGCCTAACACCACACACAAAAGGAAGACACAAAGCTAAAGAAATCAGTTTTGGACATGATCCTCTTTTTGAGGTAATGGTTCCTCAGTATAATGCAAttgaaaattttataaaattccACCAGCAGCAGTTTATGTCAGCTTAGGTATACTTACAGATATTGTAAGGCTTTTAGCTCCTCTTGACAGTGTGCTCTGTGCAGAGACTGAAGTCACTTCATTTTTGATGGTTGAGGGAAACCTGgtgcagaaataataaaatgaccACTAATAGGGAAGGGTGCCAATTTCTGAGCAACCTCTTCTTTTCAAACTAAGGCAATGTGCAGACTCAAACTTATTGTACGTTTGCACCTAAACATCAGAAGTTGGTGTGTCAGTGCTTTCCTCTATAAGCAGaggataaagaaagaaattatcatTCCTTACACACTGATGCTGAGAGCTGgtttaaacaacagaaaatgttttgttgaatTACACAAGATGAGCTCACCCAAACTCAGTTACAGTTGTAAGTGCCCCTTTTAACCAGTTTCATACGGAAATCAGGCTTGAACAGTTTAAAGGCACCTAtacttctcccttccccctcaAACCCCACACCATCCTAAATCCTGCCAACACCAACAAAACTTAACAGAAATGTCAACATCCTAGGTTTAGCTCTGTATGCAGAGAAGGCATCGAAATCTGTGCTTAAactggagaattaaaaaaaaaatagcctgcAACACAAGTTCTCAGTGCTACTCAGCAAACACGTGTGTACTCGTACACAGAACCAAACGGTGAGCAGCTGCTTGCCTGGTACTACCTAGGGGACTTGAAATGAGAGCGAGGGAGGAGGGACCTCCAAGGGCTGCTGTGCATGGCGGGAGTAGAGCTATTAGCGTGGTGTTATAAAGGGCTTAGCTGCTAATCTCATGGAAGCACTCCTTCACAATTTGCTACATAACAACACGTGTTACAAGTAGAGTGTTACTTGTAATGAAGTAGAGCAGGATTTTATACAATACCTCTGCTAGAACAGAATTTAGATGACTCTTTATAGCTCCTGATTAATTTCGCAACTTGTCAAGGTTCGTGTAATAACCTGCtctaaataaaactaataatgTTATATCACCTTATAAAAATGTCAAGTTTTGATTACTAATATAGTAATGCAACAGCAATAGACATTGGATGAGCATTAATCAAAGTTATTAACAGTTTCACCTAACTTAGAATAAGAGTTACTTGTacaactgaggaaaaaacacactAAACTACTGTCCTTATACTTTTTATCTGAATTTGACATGACAGGAGAGGAGGGCTACATAAACACCAGGACAACTAATGCCAGAAACGTAGTCAGAACTACCCTATTGTACAAGTCAGTGGGAAAAGGATCTATATATGAACTGATTAATCTCAGTGGATCACTATGATACTAGAGAATTAGAAGTAGAAACAGATAAAAGTTACTCTAAAATATGAATGTGTATGCTAGGGACTTGCACTAGAACGGCTTGGGTTTAAAAAAGTCACAACGAGGAAAGATCTACTCCATGAGCAATGCATCATCAAAATCCACTTTGCAGGAGCTTGTCCTGCTGCTTGCTGTAAAGCTGTCAGTCCAACACTTAACATTCTTGAGTGCAGAGTCAGGAGCAAATCATGAAAAGCAATTCAcgaaaatcaagagaaaaaggaagtgaCAGTTTTCTGAAGTAACAGGATTCCCCCACTTCTGGCTCCGAAGAGCTGCAAACACAGCTGGGCGTTTTCACCCTCTCCTTCCCGAGGAAGGGTGCAGCTCCTCGGGCTCAGAAGCGCACATCAGCCACAGCGCTGAGAACTTCACGGCAGCTGAATCGCCACGAACGAAACTCCGGAGCTGTCAGCCAGCTTTCCCCAGCACCAAGGAAGTTTATTGCCGAAGTCCGGGTAACTCCTCCCGCCCTCTCTGGAGGAGTTTCTCCAGAgagtttctttcttctctcagagAACCCGTGAGGGCCCGCTCCCGGGTCCGGCCTCCTGCTCCGAGCCGGGACCGGCAGCTCGGGGTCAGGCCGGGTTCTACCGGGGGTTCCCGGGATGCCGGCGGCACAGCGCACGGTGCAGCCCGTCCCGAGGCTAGGGCCGCCTCCCGCTCTGCATTTCAAGCCTCCTGCCCCCCTCACACCTCCTGCCACGGCGGGGAGGAGCCGTAccggggagggagcggggggggtcccggccctCCCGCGCCCTCCCGGCGGCCCCCTCCCTCACCATGAAGGGCCGAACGCGGCGTCGGACAGCCGCTGCCTCCTCAGGCTGTCCTCGCCGGcgaggcggcgggcggcgctgcCATAGAGCCCGCGGTTGTtgcggggcgcggcgggcggctgcaggcagcaccacGGGTACGAgcccgagccgccgccgccgcacttccggggccgccgccgcgccgccgccgcccgcggcTCCCCCATTGGGCGATTCAAACCCTGCCggcggccccgcccctcccgccgccgcgTCACAAGGGCAACGCCCCGCCCCGCAACCGGCCCCGTCGCCACGGCGACGCGAGGCGGGCCCCGCTGAGGGCCGCGCGGCTCCTCACAGGGAGCGGCGGGTTCTGacggggggcccggccccgccgagctGAGGGCCCCggggagaggggcagagccCCCGTGTGAGGAAGCCCCAGCGCGGCTCCGGTTGCTACGAGGAGCTGGGGAGGCTTCAGGTGGCAGCTCAGCGTGTTCTGGCTCTCGAGAGGCTCTGAACGCTTCTCTAGGTGCCAGAAGGGGGTTCTTCAAACTCCTGTTGTGTCTtcaatacaataaataaataaaaccaacaaacGTTGCCCACCCGAACTTTGTTCTTTTGGTTCTACAGAACACCTTTAACAAATGCAGTGAgtcatgacaaaaaaaaaaagcaccaaaccAGCTGGTTTTACTGTAAACATTCTCTTTCTCCCCATCGTATAACTGAATTTGTAACTAGCTTTCCTGCtgatatttcttccatttctgtacatttagggaaaaaaaacaatagaacTATCACAACGGCTGTTGTTATACGAACAAAGCTCCCCCCAACCCACGAAGTGCAAGTCACTGCATTACAGACAGCTTCCAGCTGCACTCGTAATATCAGCAAAGCAGTTTCCTTGAAATGCAcgttttcttctgcagaaacaacTTTTTGAAACTGATACTTAATGAAGTTTAAGCCTTGGGCTGCGGAGAGGATCGCTTGCATTCAAACTTCTATTCTCTCTCACTGGGAAAAATATCAGGcccttctgcagagcacagctcagcagaCTACATTACGCGTGACGATACCCCCAGTGATCGCTCCTAATTCGAGTGCTACAACAGCAAACCCTTTGTTACTCTTGTATGACAGAAACATCTAGAGATCCCAAGGATGCAGATTCCTCTTAATCcttcttgttttccaaaacaaacagacttTCAGGGGTATTCCAGAGAGACATCACGCAAGACAAATCTTTAACTGTTTTGTATGAGTGATTTCTGTGTAGGGTGTGATTTGGGGGCGTTACAGGTAAGAATTCACAGATCTCACAAAGGGCACAGGAAGAGCCTTTATCCTTGCAGACCGTACAGAACCAGGTAGTGAAAGAACCGTTTACATGGAAGAGTAAAAGCTTACAATCTGTCAAGCGCAGCATCTTTTCTGACTTAGGAAGGATGCCTTTGCCAGTGTCATGGATtcctccagttccctcagcactGGGCTTACTGGATTCTATTGCAGGAAAAATTAAGAGTCATTTAAAATCTAGTATCCAGTGTCTCGCTCAGAAAAACACTTTGGATGACATGGATGAATGGAGGAAGACAGCCTGAAGCAAAAGCTGCTCAGACCTACTGTGTCTGATATGGCCGTAACACTTACTAGCCAAGAAAGCAGCTTGCTTTTACAGTAACCTGCTCTGAGCACGGCTCTCACCTAAAAGAAGCCTGTTCGGCACATTCTTCAGTTCAGTCAGAGCTTCTCCTTTCCAGCAGTGTCCAAGATCCCTTCCTTTTACCTGTCCCCGTCCTTCTAAATATCACATTCAAACTTGTGCGCAGCTGGATCCCTTTTGCTCGCTGAGACTTAGGACCCTAAATGGGACAGTCTCTGTACCTGCGTGTCAGTCCATTAGGTGTGACCAGTCCATTCAActctttaagaaataaaacgTCATTCCTTCTGAAGCTTTTTCCATGCAAGTACTTCAGAAAGGCAGCTGAAGCTGGCATCAGACTGCAACTTCAGCTTTTTGAATGACTTCTTCCATGCGCTGGTACCAAGGCTGAATCTTGGTGTGAACCATCATGTCGTCAAAGGCCTCCAGCCCTTCCATGACTCGGAGGACCCCATATACAGCCTGTGCCAGAGGATGAAGATTAGAACAACACTGAGAAAGTCAGTGGTGGAGAATAGCTTAGGGTAACAATGAGAGTGCCTCGATAGCCTAGAGAGTAAGGGCTCTTTATCTGCTCTGCCATCTACTCCGCAACTCTGATTAGTAAGGAAGACTGAGCGGGCAGAAAAATAGTACGAATGCACATGCTttttccatgaggaaatggtaaGTAAACACAAGAATCTACATGCAGTTATGGGGCAACAGTTAATCCAATCTCAGTAGCAAGCCCTGGTAGAAAATGCTTCACTTGCATTCCGGGGAGAACTGCTGGTGCAGGGAATGAATCATGctccactctgctctgctgcctgcaaagacaccccagcagcactgagTGTACTAAAACCTGTGCAGGTGTGAGGCTCTGTTCAGCACTCACTAGTCAGAGCCGTGTTCTGGCTTGTAACCTGCTTTTATCACACTTCCACAAAATCAGTAATATCCACCTACAGAAGGGTACTGCGGGCTCTGTCTTAGGGAACACTTCTctggaggaaaacaacaaatgtCCTATTTTAACACAAGTATTCTAAGCCCCTTTCATGTGGGAATTGTGTTACTGCACAAAGGACATATCTCTCACATAATTCGCCTTCTCTGCCTATATTCATATTCACCATTTCACGTGGATCAGCAACCAAACAATTTGTAATataggtgtcctggtttcaggtaggacagagttaattttcctcctagtagctggcagggtgctatgttttggattagaatgagaagagcgctgataacatgctgatgttttaattgttgtagagcagtgcttacaccaagccaaggacttttcaccttctcgctctgtcctgctagcgagcaggctagggatgcagcaggagctgggaggggacagacccaggacagctgacccaaactggccaaaggggtattccataccatctgacgtcatgctgaacaatatataggggtggctagccagggtgggggggggccggctgctcagggataggctgggcatcggtcaacgggtggtgagcaattgcattgtgcatcacttatttcgtacacattattactattaatactattattattattgttattatttttcctgtcttaataaactgtctttatctcaactcacagacttcactttcccgtttctctcccccatcccggagagggaggggggagggtgagcgaacggctgtgtggtgtttggctgccagccgggctaaaccacaatAGGTCACTACAGATAGAGGAATTAGCCCCTTACCAAGTCAGCAAGATTCGGCTGGTTTCCACCCATGAACAGTCGATGTTTGCCGATGGCTTTTACCCACTCATCAACTGCTTCGTACAAGTCTTGTCGGACATCATCTCGGAGGTGATgtctaaataaagaaaagaaccAGCCTGAAGACActagtttgtttctttctttaacctTTCATCATCTCTAATCTTATGGGCTGGGGAATTAGGAAGGTATTTTAAGGTGAAGGGGACAGCCAGTGAATAAACAGTAGATAAGTAGAGAGGTTCAGTACCTCTGGGTAAAGAAGTACAGCTATTACTCGCATTGCATGAAACGGTTTGGTTTAAAATACTGAGCTTCCGCCCTTTGACCTCTGGAGTTCATAGCTAAGGCAGTTAGGGAGCTATTCTTCTGTACTTAGCGTTCAGTGGTACCAACCTTTTCTTCAGTCTCTTGCTAATGAAGAACATGGCAATGGCCCCCATGTACTTGGCAAAGAAACCTTCCACAGTGCCAAACTTTCCCTCACGGACAATGTAATCAAAAGACGCGAAGGCTTCTCTTGGGGTACGGTAGACATTGGGGGAGATGAGGTGAACAAGCCAATCGTCAGCCCATTTTCTCCACTTCATTTCTTCCCTGCAGGCattcaaaagagatttttcagtgAGTAAGGTAGGGACTGCAGGGCTACAGGAGGCAGATAGAATCACAGTGACATTAGCCAGAGTTTGTACCAAGGACAAGTAACGTCAAAATCCCACCCAGCCTTGTGCTCTGGTGACCTCTCTGAAATGCACTCAGGAGCAGTAACTTTGGCAAGGCTCCTTCAATCTCTATCTAAAATTAAGACTAAAGATAGAGCACTAGCTCCTCCTCCCAATACGAGAACTAAAGCAGAAAGTACAGCCTTGGGAAACGAGTACTCCATAGCATTCCTCCGTGACATAAAGGAAAGGCCAAGAAGGAAACTGGAGGCAAATGAAGGATAGTGTGACCACCACGGTGGGAACTAGACCATCTAACAACAGTTTCAAATTATGCAAAATGCACATCAAAACACCATAGCTACTGAGGTTTTAAATATCAAGGGAGTGTGCAAAGGAGTAGTCAGTACCCCCAGGACTATACTTATGTACCACCCCTGAGGATATCTAGGAGTAGTAGGCTGTAAGCTTACTTGGAGGACCCAGAAACTTAAAAGCACTTACACTCTTACTTCTTTGACAGGATAGACTCGCTTTGTCTCCTTCTCATCCAGCATGAGCCAGTATTTATTCCCATACTCAAATACCTCCTTGCCTTGATCAGTCACAGTTTTCATAGGAGGATAAAAGGACACAATCTCTTCTAAGCTATTCCTCCTGTGGACAGAAACACAGTTCACACCTGATTTGGCTGCTACAAAAATGGGCAAGAGCAAAGAAGAGATCAAAAGATTTGATGTATTAGTCTAAAGACAAGCGCATGAGCTTTCCAATTTGAAACTAGCTGCAACAACTACTTTCAAATAACCACTATTAGCATACATTACTTTTCTGTGCCAGATTGGAAGTTTTTGCAGGCATAGAGCTTCTTTTGTCAAATGTTTTTAGAATGGATCCAAAGGACACAGGTACAACAATTTCACTCCAGATGGTATGGCTAAATGTAAGCTTAGTTCCAGAACTAACTCTAGTCCACATTTAAGCAGGTTTTACACAAAGAGAATTTCACAGGTGAAAAAGAGTAGTTCTGAAAGGTAGAAGATGTGTTTCACTGCACATACATCCCAACATATACATGCATCATTCATTCCATCGCAGCCAAGTCAGCTGGCCAAACACCCATAGCTTCAGAGGCTAAGGTCAGCAAGACACTAACAACTGACTCAAAGAGTCTTCTAAAGCTCCAGTTTTCTAGAGATAGTCACATTCAACTCTTCTCCCATCACCCCCTTTTCTTACTTGGAAATGAGATAGGTCTTTATTGCACTGATGATCACTGAAGAGTCATTCAattgctgaaaacagaattaagacaaacttttaaaaggaaCTGGTGAAATTGAAATGGAAATCTTCCAAAGCCTTTTCCCCGTCATGCTAAGGTTCCAAGTTAGTACCACAGtccctttttcccttcatgCATTTCCACCGGCCACCCTGCAAGCCTAAAGCCCTCATGCAGATCTCTGCAGTGATCATTTTGGAGTATCATTTCAAATTTGTCCATCATGACAAGAGAGGACCTAAGGGCCAGGTACTCAAGCAATACTAGCAGGTTTTGGATTTAGGCTCTTTGCAGCAAATAGAAAAGCAACAGTGACATCAAAAAAGCCACAGATAGTTGAATTGTCAGTAGTCTTGAGATCTCATAAGATACAAGCCATTCTTTTTACCTCTGGCACAGAACATGTCCTGCTTAAGGGCTGATAGAAGCCAAACAAGCACTGGACTACAGAGTTACTACACAAAATAACACACCTTGgaagaaagacttaaaaaacTTTAATTAGACCAGGGCATAGGATGCCACAAAGCAAGGAACAAATCTTAAGCTcctaagagaataaaatatgatttgaaGATTATACTGCATGTGACAAATCACAGAGAGATAAAAACCTCCAAACCACCACTTATGGGGAAATCAAGCTTTCAGCATGGTAAGACTTACCAGAGTGCTTCCAGCATTAGCTAGCAGGATAGGCACCTTTCTGTAGGAAGagaatttgatttctttcctcattATAGGGTTCACTTCCACAATTTCATAGGGCAGTCCATGATAATCAAGAAAAGCTCGGACTTTACTGCAGAAAGGGCATGTTTTATATTGGTAGAGGGTAAGCTGCAGGTCCCCTGcaagcagctggggaaggaagagaccACAAgctttaattttccattaaatagaAACATTATCTTTATTTAACCCTTATCTTTGTTATAGTCTTAGTCATTGACATTGAATTTCAACTTCTGATAATTAAAATCTCTCTGCTAACAGATGCTTTCTTCAAATGACATCACCAATCACCTGCTATAGGGACCAAATACCTGTTTTTCTAAACCTCTACTTAACCTGTTGAAAACTCCTACTCACAGCCAAGAAAATGTTAGATACTGACAGCTTACTGTTCTACACAAAATTCTGTAACTGAGGAAAATCACAATTGTATTtaatggtcttttttttaaaaaaaaaagctttttaaattctaTTCCCCCCCCACCCAATAGTCTTTGTGGAGCACACagcatgggaagaaaaagagacttTGCTGTTGATCACACTACAGCAAGGGGTGGCGGTACTATACCACAATTGATTATAGAACCACAGAGGTAAAATCTGCTGGAACATTAAAATTTTAGGCATGCATTGGCCTAAATTCAATTTCCTGGGATTAACCAACCTGTGCTCAACTCAGAGAGGAGAACGCGGGGTAGCACAGAGAGCAAAGCATCGCAGCAGGGATGTTTCCCAACACTGCTGGTACTTCAGCAATCTGACACGTGCTGGCCGGTAGTCATACAAACGCAGCCATCTCACTTTGCTTCTTATTTGCAACTTATTTGGTTACACAACCCTCCGTGGGTGCTGGCAAAAAGCAGCAATTATCTAACAGAGAACGCAGTTTCACATCTCAAGCAAGCTCTCAGTTCTGACAGGCACTTTGTACAACCGCTGAAGAAGAGTGTGgctgtaaaaaatatttacataattttgaGCGGTTTCCTGActgaaaactgagcaaaagCGGCCGTGTGGTCCTCAGAGACGGCAGAACCCGCTCCGCGCCCCCCTGAAGGTGTTTCCCCCGGGCCCCGGGAAGCTCCCCGCCACCAGGCCCTGGCCTTGCGGGGACAAGGAGGCAAAGGAAGGGACTGAGGGAGCGGGGACAAAGCCTCAGGGCCGGCCTTGAGGCCAGGGAGCGCGGCGAAAGGAAGGCGAGACCCGCCGCAGGCAACGAGCGGGCCCGGCGGCGCGTTACCTCAGCGGCCGAGTGCTCCCGCAGGCGGTGTTGCGCCGCCAGGTACAGACCGGTGCCGCCACCCAGGGCGAAGGCAGCGCCCAGGAGCAAGCGAcgaccgccgccgccgccaccccccGCCGCAGCGCCGTAGGCTCGGCACGGGGCCCGCAGCCGCCAAGGCGACAGCAGCACACCCACCCGCCAGGCCCGGCCGGCAGCCGCCATCTTGCGGGCACGGCGCGCAGGGGCGGGGGCCTCCGAGAGGCCGCCCCGCGGCACCTCCCCGcccacaaaatggcggcggccGCGCTGaggtaaaaggagaaaaaaagtgaaagaggaGCGGTTCAAAGCCGCCCCAGGCGGGCGCTGGGAGGTTGTGTGAGTGCTGAGGGCCTCTCTGGTGTCACAGCGACGCGGCCCGGCTTCCTCGCGGTGTTCATTAAATCCGGGCTCGCTGAGAAGACGCCAAATTATAAGGTTGAAGTTAAATAATGTGTCCCCTGAGGGCACGTTCTGCCCGGCGGGGTTGCTGCCTCTGACCCGCAGATACCCGGAGTGCAAACGCAACACTTCACACTGCGAATCATCCCCGTTTTCCATTACAGTCACAGTATTCATTATATTAATGTTCAATTCCCCTGCCTAGGGCACAGCAAGGGGCCCAGTTTGGCGTGGGTGcctctgcagaaaggaaaagagccGGCTGTGATGTCAGATGAGGACGTAACCTTATCTTTCTTCTTCACCCCAGATACCCACTTAATTACGGAGTCTTGGAACTGGGTTTGAGCTGTTTAACTTAATGCTCTAATTGCGAGTTATTTCCATCCCAGTGACATCTCTCCCAGGGATGAAAAAATTCTCCAATGATTAGGCTTCCTCAGGCTGCATGAAGTACAACTGATAGTGTGTCAAGGACAAGGAAAGACAAAGTGAACTCGTTGTTTTGGGGCAGAGGAGATGCAAAGGTGACCCGGGGCTGGTGTGAACCGCCCAGCAGCCACGCAGAACCGGTGACAGCAGCAGggtgccaggctgcagcctggagctcagcagcacaggcatCTGTCTGCTGCAGCCATGGCACTGCGGGACGCTCTGTCTGCAGGAGGTGCAGGCCTGATCACACAGATAAgttttcttggggaaaaaaaaatcactggatGGCGATGGTGGTCCCAGAGACCAACTTCATTATGCATCCTAACGCACTTTGTAGTGGCTATGGATTGGAAGGCCTTGAGGGAGCGAAGACACTGCAGGGCGAGGCAACAGCTTCACGTTGGTAATTCATTCGCGGAAAACACCcaggaaaagaagaacaaaagccGCACACAGCGTGCGGGGAGACCGCCCCGCTAGGTGCCCGCACTGCCCACCCCACCCTCCCACACACCCCACGCCCCGCACAACGCTAACCACAAACTTTACCCAGCTCCTGCCCGCCGGCCCGCGTGACGCGAGGGGAACGCAGCGCTCCCATTGGCCGTcggccgccccgcccccggGCATGGCAGCGCGGCGATGGCGGGACCCAACGCGGAGCCGCCCGCGCCGCTGGGCCCCCCGGGGCGGGACGGCGaggacggggccggggccggggccggggccggggatGGGGCCGAGGCCGGGGACGGCTTCGGGGAGGAAGGTGCGTGGGGCCGCGGCCGGCCGGGGAtgagcgaggaggaggaggaggttcGCGTTCAGGAGTCACAGCGCGGGTGACACGGGCAGATcggggagaggcaggggctggggaacGGGGCTGTGGTAAATCGGCTCGGCTGAGCCCGCTTCCAGGCACTGCTGCGGTGCCAGGTTCGTGGAGCTTCTGGTTCTGTCCCGTCAAGGTAAAGGTGTTTGAGGAGATGAgaggacagcagagctgtggtgtgTATGGGTGGGTCACTCGTAAAACTGGAAGTCTTCCAAAGGCTAAGCAC
It encodes:
- the PTGES2 gene encoding prostaglandin E synthase 2 isoform X1; this encodes MAAAGRAWRVGVLLSPWRLRAPCRAYGAAAGGGGGGGRRLLLGAAFALGGGTGLYLAAQHRLREHSAAELLAGDLQLTLYQYKTCPFCSKVRAFLDYHGLPYEIVEVNPIMRKEIKFSSYRKVPILLANAGSTLQLNDSSVIISAIKTYLISKRNSLEEIVSFYPPMKTVTDQGKEVFEYGNKYWLMLDEKETKRVYPVKEVRVEEMKWRKWADDWLVHLISPNVYRTPREAFASFDYIVREGKFGTVEGFFAKYMGAIAMFFISKRLKKRHHLRDDVRQDLYEAVDEWVKAIGKHRLFMGGNQPNLADLAVYGVLRVMEGLEAFDDMMVHTKIQPWYQRMEEVIQKAEVAV
- the PTGES2 gene encoding prostaglandin E synthase 2 isoform X2 is translated as MRKEIKFSSYRKVPILLANAGSTLQLNDSSVIISAIKTYLISKRNSLEEIVSFYPPMKTVTDQGKEVFEYGNKYWLMLDEKETKRVYPVKEVRVEEMKWRKWADDWLVHLISPNVYRTPREAFASFDYIVREGKFGTVEGFFAKYMGAIAMFFISKRLKKRHHLRDDVRQDLYEAVDEWVKAIGKHRLFMGGNQPNLADLAVYGVLRVMEGLEAFDDMMVHTKIQPWYQRMEEVIQKAEVAV